From Coccinella septempunctata chromosome 4, icCocSept1.1, whole genome shotgun sequence, a single genomic window includes:
- the LOC123312033 gene encoding uncharacterized protein LOC123312033: MVGTGDGRVSGSNGILSLVMVLPELTQDAGVPVCETSAAVGRLTPSPRSIRDVSALSGWIGDIPGELGTSTSKRDRSCCLDGCPRVLLLSCSSVSKALVVVAFSCSISCNCVSSEVTIKFSLP; the protein is encoded by the exons ATGGTTGGCACCGGTGACGGTCGGGTTTCCGGCTCTAATGGTATTCTCTCTCTGGTCATGGTCCTGCCAGAGCTCACACAagatgcag gtgtaccagtatgtgagacatcaGCAGCTGTCGGAAGATTGACCCCATCTCCAAGATCAATCAGGGATGTTTCAGCTCTTTCCGGTTGGATCggggacatcccaggtgaactgggaacctccacatccaagaggGACCGTTCCTGCTGTCTGGATGGCTGTCCACGGGTGTTACTACTCAGTTGCTCCAGTGTCTCCAAGGCCTTAGTTGTAGTCGCCTTCAGTTGTTCGATCAGTTGTAACTGTGTCTCATCGgaagtgacaataaagttcagtcttccctga